In a single window of the Rhopalosiphum padi isolate XX-2018 chromosome 1, ASM2088224v1, whole genome shotgun sequence genome:
- the LOC132924652 gene encoding V-type proton ATPase subunit D: MSGKDKLPIFPSRGAQTMMKGRLMGAQKGHSLLKKKADALQMRFRLILGKIIQTKTLMGEVMKEAAFSLAEAKFTTGDFNQVVLQNVTKAQIKIRTKKDNVAGVTLPVFESYQDGTDTYELAGLARGGQQLAKLKKNYQTAIKLLVELASLQTSFVTLDDVIKITNRRVNAIEHVIIPRIEKTLAYIISELDELEREEFYRLKKIQDKKKIANKKKEQLKKDMKEAEYGNMLDEGDEDLLF, encoded by the exons ATGTCGGGAAAAGACAAATTGCCAATATTTCCATCTCGTGG tgCTCAAACAATGATGAAAGGGCGTCTTATGGGAGCACAAAAAGGTCatagtttgttaaaaaaaaaagccgaTGCTTTACAAATGAGATTTCGTTTGATTCTTGGTAAAATTATTCag ACAAAGACATTGATGGGTGAAGTAATGAAAGAAGCAGCATTTTCTTTGGCCGAAGCTAAATTTACTACTGGTGATTTTAATCAAGTTGTCTTGCAAAATGTAACGAAAGCTCAAATTAAAATACGTACCAAAAAAGATAACGTTgctg gtgTGACATTGCCTGTTTTTGAAAGTTACCAGGATGGTACAGACACTTATGAATTAGCGGGTTTGGCTAGAGGGGGTCAACAGTTGgccaaacttaaaaaaaattatcaaactgCAATTAAACTCTTGGTTGAATTAGCATCATTGCAAACATCTTTTGTTACACTAGatgatgttattaaaataacaaatagaaGAGTCAATGCTATTGAACATG TTATCATACCCAGGATTGAGAAAACACTTGCGTATATTATTTCTGAGCTTGACGAATTAGAACGAGAAGAATTTtacag atTAAAGAAGATTCAAGATAAGAAGAAAATTGCCAATAAGAAGAAAGAACAACTTAAGAAAGACATGAAAGAAGCTGAGTATGGTAACATGTTGGATGAAGGAGATGaagatttgttattttaa